One Sphingomonas limnosediminicola DNA segment encodes these proteins:
- a CDS encoding ParB/RepB/Spo0J family partition protein, with protein sequence MGLSALLGDAPRKAGEPAMQVRDGVCEIEIARIKPNPSQPRQQFTEAAIEELADSIAERGVLQPILVRPLVDGFEIIAGERRWRAAQKARLHSIPALVRESDEATTAELALIENIQREDLNAIEEAEGYRQLIERHGHTQEGVAKIVHKSRSHVANLLRLLVLPDAVKQSLLKGDISMGHARAVATAPDPEALTKEIVSRGLSVRQAEERAKQAKPVSSNDSGRAARSAAKPVDADLAALERQLGDILGLKVQVLHKGQGGSVTLHYSSLDQLDMVCQRLSGEPI encoded by the coding sequence ATGGGGCTGTCGGCCCTGCTCGGTGATGCGCCGCGCAAAGCGGGCGAGCCGGCCATGCAAGTACGCGACGGCGTTTGTGAGATCGAGATCGCGCGGATCAAGCCTAACCCAAGTCAGCCCCGCCAGCAGTTCACAGAGGCAGCGATCGAAGAGCTCGCCGATTCCATTGCCGAGCGCGGAGTGCTGCAGCCCATCCTGGTGCGGCCGCTCGTTGACGGTTTTGAGATCATTGCGGGTGAGCGGCGCTGGCGTGCGGCACAGAAGGCGCGTCTGCATAGTATTCCGGCACTGGTTCGCGAGAGCGACGAGGCGACAACTGCCGAACTGGCTCTGATCGAAAACATCCAGCGCGAAGACCTCAACGCTATCGAGGAGGCCGAGGGCTATCGCCAGCTGATCGAACGCCATGGACATACGCAGGAAGGCGTGGCGAAGATCGTCCACAAGTCCCGCAGCCATGTCGCGAACCTTCTTCGTTTGCTGGTTCTGCCGGATGCGGTGAAACAATCGCTTTTGAAAGGCGATATCAGCATGGGGCATGCCCGGGCCGTGGCAACCGCCCCGGACCCGGAAGCGCTTACCAAGGAAATCGTCTCCCGCGGTCTGTCTGTCAGGCAGGCGGAAGAACGCGCAAAACAGGCCAAGCCTGTGTCGTCCAACGATTCCGGTCGGGCCGCGCGAAGTGCTGCGAAGCCCGTCGACGCGGATCTGGCTGCTTTGGAACGGCAGTTGGGTGATATCCTGGGCTTGAAAGTTCAGGTCCTGCACAAGGGGCAGGGCGGAAGCGTGACTCTTCATTATTCGAGCCTCGACCAACTCGACATGGTCTGCCAAAGGCTCTCCGGAGAGCCGATCTAG
- a CDS encoding ParA family protein — MNRIAVANQKGGVGKTTTAINLATALAAIGWRVLLVDLDPQGNASTGLGIKHSQRERSSYDVLIGSSSVVDAAVATRVPRLDVLPATVDLSGAEVEMVSMPDRAHRLDKALNAASARWDICLIDCPPSLGLLTVNALVAARHVLVPLQCEFFALEGLSQLLQTVERIRAAFNPELSILGVALTMFDRRNNLSQAVSEDVRACLGGVVFDTIVPRNVRLSEAPSHGLPALIYDLKCPGSEAYVRLARELLSRLPRVAEAA, encoded by the coding sequence ATGAATCGTATCGCAGTGGCCAATCAAAAGGGCGGCGTGGGCAAGACCACGACCGCCATCAATCTCGCGACGGCGTTGGCCGCAATCGGCTGGCGCGTGCTCCTGGTGGATCTCGACCCGCAGGGGAATGCCTCTACCGGGCTTGGTATTAAGCACAGTCAACGCGAGCGATCGAGCTACGACGTTTTGATAGGCAGTTCGTCCGTCGTCGACGCCGCAGTCGCAACGAGGGTGCCGCGCCTCGACGTTCTTCCCGCGACAGTCGACCTGTCGGGCGCAGAGGTCGAGATGGTGTCGATGCCGGATCGGGCGCACCGGCTCGATAAGGCCCTGAACGCGGCTTCAGCGCGGTGGGACATTTGCTTGATCGATTGCCCGCCGTCACTCGGCCTGCTTACGGTCAACGCGCTGGTCGCGGCGCGCCATGTGCTGGTGCCCTTGCAGTGCGAGTTCTTCGCGCTTGAAGGACTGAGTCAGCTTCTCCAGACGGTCGAGCGGATCCGCGCGGCCTTCAATCCTGAACTATCGATCCTCGGCGTCGCGCTCACTATGTTCGATCGTCGTAACAATCTTTCTCAAGCTGTTTCTGAAGATGTGCGCGCCTGTCTGGGCGGTGTCGTCTTCGACACCATCGTCCCCCGTAACGTGCGCCTTTCGGAAGCGCCAAGTCATGGACTGCCGGCCTTGATCTACGACCTGAAATGCCCGGGCTCCGAAGCCTATGTTCGTCTGGCGCGCGAGCTGCTTTCGCGTCTGCCGCGTGTGGCGGAGGCAGCTTGA
- the rsmG gene encoding 16S rRNA (guanine(527)-N(7))-methyltransferase RsmG has translation MKASIEAAAGRTVSRETLERLADYQHLLRSESGRQNLVSRGTLDDLWSRHIVDSAQLARYEPSSGATWLDVGSGAGLPGIVLACIVEGPVELVEPRKLRVEFLQTCVERLGLNARVLASKVERITGSYDIITGRAVAPLPRFLSMCDHLSTRKTVWALPKGRTAQSELAEARRSWQGDFRVEPSVTDAESKIIVGTQVRAGKR, from the coding sequence ATGAAAGCATCAATAGAGGCGGCGGCGGGCCGTACTGTTTCACGTGAAACGCTTGAGCGTTTGGCGGACTACCAGCATTTGCTACGATCCGAGAGCGGACGCCAGAATCTTGTTTCACGTGGAACACTGGACGATTTATGGAGCCGCCATATTGTCGATTCGGCCCAGTTGGCTCGCTATGAGCCGAGTTCCGGCGCCACTTGGCTCGATGTAGGATCAGGGGCGGGCCTTCCTGGAATTGTCCTCGCTTGCATTGTCGAGGGGCCAGTCGAACTGGTCGAACCCCGCAAGTTGAGGGTAGAATTCCTCCAGACGTGCGTCGAACGGCTCGGCCTTAACGCGAGAGTGCTGGCATCGAAGGTCGAGCGAATCACGGGATCGTATGATATAATCACCGGCCGGGCCGTCGCGCCGCTCCCCCGTTTCCTCAGCATGTGCGACCATCTGTCCACAAGAAAGACGGTTTGGGCTCTTCCGAAAGGCAGAACGGCCCAATCGGAACTGGCCGAGGCGCGACGATCATGGCAGGGTGACTTCCGTGTGGAGCCGAGCGTGACCGACGCTGAATCGAAAATCATCGTCGGCACTCAGGTGAGGGCGGGTAAGCGATGA
- the mnmG gene encoding tRNA uridine-5-carboxymethylaminomethyl(34) synthesis enzyme MnmG: protein MFDVVVIGAGHAGCEAATAAARLGARVGLLTFDPGNLGQMSCNPSIGGVGKGHLVRELDVFDGLMARAADRAAIHRRMLNRSKGPAVWGPRVQADRRIYRAAVASLVASSGVEVLAGEAHGLLLKSGAVNGVSSSNGTVECRSAVIATGTFLDARMFVGERVMEGGRRGEQASNVLAGQIREIGLGQGRLKTGTPPRLDGRTIDWSRLEEQPSDRDPWTMSAMANGIGQPQLRCAKTRTNERTHEIIAANFNRSPLFAGSIEGRGPRYCPSIEDKVRRFADRDAHQIFLEPEGLDDHLVYPNGISTSLPEDVQAEFLRSIAGLERVKIARPGYAVEYEFVDPRRLKATLGVADITGLFLAGQINGTTGYEEAAAQGLVAGLNAAAHALALEEVRFDRRSSYIGVMIDDLTLQGVSEPYRMMTARAEHRLSLRADNATTRLGEAALATACVSDERSAQILGHFDQRGGIGWADTPEGSADLLYTPYVARQEREWEVVQRDSNVWIPSSFHFGDVPGLSTEMVERLSAAAPETLDQASRIAGITPAALSAVYVAIRRQAA, encoded by the coding sequence GTGTTCGATGTAGTTGTAATCGGTGCGGGCCATGCCGGCTGCGAGGCGGCTACGGCCGCGGCTCGTCTCGGCGCCCGCGTCGGGTTGTTGACCTTCGACCCCGGCAACCTTGGGCAGATGTCCTGTAACCCGTCTATTGGCGGCGTAGGCAAGGGCCATTTGGTCCGCGAGCTCGACGTGTTCGACGGATTGATGGCTCGCGCCGCGGACCGTGCGGCGATTCATCGCCGAATGCTCAATCGAAGCAAAGGTCCTGCAGTGTGGGGTCCGCGCGTGCAGGCTGACCGTCGGATCTATCGCGCCGCGGTCGCTTCTCTCGTCGCGTCGAGCGGTGTCGAGGTTTTGGCTGGTGAGGCGCACGGCCTGCTCTTGAAGAGCGGTGCGGTAAATGGCGTATCGTCGTCAAATGGCACAGTCGAATGCCGTTCTGCGGTCATCGCTACAGGCACTTTCCTGGACGCCAGGATGTTTGTTGGTGAACGAGTGATGGAAGGCGGGCGGCGGGGCGAGCAGGCTTCGAATGTCCTAGCCGGGCAGATCCGCGAAATTGGCCTAGGGCAAGGACGTCTTAAGACCGGAACGCCGCCGCGGCTCGACGGTCGGACCATCGATTGGTCGCGGCTAGAAGAGCAGCCTAGCGATCGTGACCCGTGGACGATGTCCGCGATGGCGAATGGCATAGGACAACCACAACTCCGATGCGCGAAAACGCGCACCAACGAACGGACGCATGAGATCATCGCGGCCAACTTCAATCGATCCCCGCTGTTCGCTGGTTCTATTGAGGGACGCGGTCCTCGCTACTGCCCGTCCATCGAAGACAAAGTGAGACGATTTGCCGATCGCGACGCGCACCAGATTTTCCTCGAGCCGGAGGGACTTGACGATCATCTGGTTTATCCGAACGGCATCTCCACCTCGCTGCCGGAAGACGTGCAAGCCGAGTTTCTGCGGAGCATTGCTGGACTCGAGCGCGTTAAAATCGCGCGGCCCGGCTACGCAGTGGAATACGAGTTCGTTGATCCGCGCCGACTGAAGGCGACGCTCGGGGTTGCTGACATCACCGGCCTATTCCTCGCTGGGCAGATTAACGGCACCACCGGATACGAAGAGGCAGCCGCGCAGGGCCTCGTTGCCGGCCTCAACGCGGCTGCTCATGCACTTGCGCTAGAAGAAGTGCGGTTCGATCGACGATCGAGCTATATTGGGGTGATGATCGACGACTTGACGCTTCAGGGCGTGAGCGAGCCCTATCGAATGATGACCGCCCGGGCGGAGCACCGGCTTTCGCTGCGGGCTGACAACGCCACCACGAGGCTCGGCGAAGCGGCGCTGGCGACGGCCTGCGTGTCCGACGAGAGGTCCGCGCAGATCTTGGGGCACTTTGATCAGCGCGGTGGGATTGGTTGGGCAGATACTCCGGAAGGCTCCGCTGACCTCCTTTATACGCCTTATGTTGCGCGGCAGGAGCGCGAGTGGGAAGTTGTGCAGCGCGACTCTAATGTCTGGATTCCTTCGTCATTCCACTTCGGCGATGTTCCGGGTCTTTCGACCGAGATGGTAGAGCGCCTCTCCGCAGCTGCTCCCGAGACATTGGACCAGGCGAGCCGCATTGCCGGAATAACCCCGGCGGCGCTGTCAGCAGTGTACGTCGCCATACGCCGCCAAGCCGCATGA